CGGCCTTGCGCAGAGAGTCCAGCGTCACGTCGCGGACGTCATGACCATTGATCGTGACCCTGCCCGAGGTCACGTCATAGAAGCGCGGTATGAGGTGGGCGATGGTCGACTTGCCACTGCCCGGTGGTCCGACGATGCCGAGGGTCTGGCCGGGGCGCACTTCAAAATTGATATCGTGCAGGATGTCCTTGCGCCCTTCCGCATCCTCGAAGGCGAAGCCCACATTCTCAAATCGCAGCACGGCGGGACCGCCCTCAAGAGGCCGGGCGCCCGGCCGGTCCTCTATTTCAACCGCCAGGTCCATCACCTCAAACAGGCGCGTACCGGAGGTCGAGGCACGGGCGACGGAATTGACCATCATGCCGAGCTGTCGCACGGGCATCTGCAGAATGGTCATAAAGGCAATGAACTCCGCCAGTTCACCGACGCCGATGGAGCCGTGAATGACCTTGGCGCCGCCGACCCACAGGACCGCCCCCATGGACAGGAAGTACACCCAGGTCATGAGTGACGTGTTGCGCACTCGCAGGCCAATGCGCTGCCGGGTCAGCTCCATGGCCTCGGCCGAGACCATGTCGAACTTGGCGAGTTCGTGCTCCTGTCCGGCGAAAGCGCGGACGACGCGGATGCCGGCCAGGTTCTCGTCCATGACACGGGACAGGACCGACAGCTTGTCCTGCAGCAGGTGCCAACTGTGGCGCAGTTTCAGCCGGGTGACGATGGCCCGCCAGCCGACAATGGGCACGAAGCTGAGGGCGACGCAGGCCAGCCAGAAGTCGATGCCGATGAGAATCCAGGCGCCGCCGCCGATCAGGATCGCCAGGAGAACCACGCGGATGATGCCGGTGTCGGTGAACAGCCGCACGCCCTCGATGTCCAGCATACCGCGGGTCATGAGGTCACCGGTGTGGACCTTGTCGTGATAGCTGAAGCTCAACCGTTGCAGCTTGGCGTAGTACATCATCCGCAGCTCATAGCCGATGCTCTGGCCGATGGCCTCACCCTGGTAGTTGTGCAGGGCGGTGAACAGGCCGCGCAGGACGCTGGCCCCCAGCAGCAGCATGGCGACGTTGAACAGACCGGCGCGTGCCATCGCCGGATCAACCACACGGTCGCTCAGCAGGCTGGTTGCCTCGCGCACCGCATCGCCGATGAACTGAGGAATGGTCAGTTGGAACACAGCGGCACAGATCACCGCCGCCAGCGCAATCGTCATGCGCCAGCGATAGCGGAACGACATGCGGGCGATCCGCTTGAGAGTCAGGAGCCTGTCACTGTCGCCATGGGCCAGAGTGGTGGGCACATCCGGTCCCAGGCCCGAGCGGTGGCGGCGGCTTACGGCGGTGATGGCGTTGGAAATCGTCCCGGCCCCGTGTTTCGTGCCGGACCAGGCCTGTCGCCGGGACCCACCAGGGGCGCCCGTCGCACGTGATCCGGCATCATGATCTGACAGGACGACGATAAATCACGTCCCCCGGCAGGGATACACCTGCTGGCGGTTCATGACAATATAACGGTGTCCGTGCGCTCGTATGGATATGGTGGACAGGGCCACATGAATATGGCGCCTTCGGGTCGCGGGGGCCGTGACAGGAGCGCCGACCAGCCGGCCGGCGGGCCGCGGCATCAGCCTGTCGTCACGCCGTTTCCGCAACCTCCGTTGACACCAAGGTGTTGCCCATGAGCCTCGACCCCAGCCGTCTGATTGCCGTGATGAACGGTCTGCCGCCGGAGGCGATCTGGCTGATCACCCTGTTGGTGTGCTTCGCCAGCATTCTGTTGCTTCTGCGTCTGTTCGGCGCCGCCGGTTTATTCATCTACATCGCTGTCGCGGTAATCGGCGCCAATCTGCAGGTGCTGAAGCTGGTCCAGTTCTCCGCCTTCGCCAACCCGGTGGCGCTGGGCACCATTCTGTTCTCAACCACCTATCTGTGCACCGATATCCTGACGGAATATTACGGCGTCCGCACCGCCCGCCGTGCGGTGGCGCTGGGCTTTTCGGCCTATCTGCTGATGACCGTGCTGATGCTTCTGACCCTCGGCTACCGGCCGCTGACGGCGGTGGAAGCCGGGCCGGACCTGGCCTGGGCGCTGGATACCCATGGGCATCTGGCGGGGCTGTTCATCCCCGCCCCGGCGATCTTCGCGGCCGGTATGACAGCCTATCTGGCAAGTCAGTTTCATGATGTCTGGATGTACCGTTTTATCGGCCGGCTGACAGGCGGGCGATGGCTGTGGTTGCGCAATAATGGATCGACCCTGCTGTCGGGGCTGATCGACAACACTATTTTCAGCGTGTTGGCGTTTGTCGTTCTGGCCCCGCAGCCGGTCGGCCTGCAGGCGCTGGTTTTCACTTTTATCCTGGGAACCTACGCCATTCGTGTGGTGGTGGCGGTGCTCGACACGCCTTTTCTCTATCTGGCGCGGCGGGTCATCCCGCGTCGCCCGGTGGCCGATGAGCCCCTATCGGCGCTGCGGCGCGGGCCGGCGGAAAGCGGCGCCTGATACAGGCGCGCCGGGCCGTCGGCGATGGGCTGGATGGCGGAAAGAAGGTGGCCGGGCCTCCGGCCGGCTTCAGCCTGGGGGAGGTGAGCTGGCACTGCGGCGGGTCCGGGGGAGGACCGCCTGAAGGCCCGGCGCTTGAGGACGAGTATGACCGACTCTGCGAAACGAGTCTGTGACGGCGGTCACAGCCGGACTGGCCGTGCCGAGGCAAGGCGCATAAGGTTGGTCTGAACCCGCCGGGTCTGGCCCTGGTGCCACCCCACGCGTCCCGTTTGCGCCACTACAGAACATCACGGTCATCTTGCCGTTGCTCCCGCTGAAGCCAAAACTGCCGTCCTCTGCTGACCAGGCCTGCACGGCGGCGGTGAGGCCCGCCGGGCTGGCGGTGGTGTCGCTGGCGGTGGCATTGCTGGTGGGCCTGGCTGCGACGCACATGGCGGCGCCGCCGGCCATGGCCCAGGCTGCGGCGGAAGTGGCCCAATCGGCGGGCCCGCCGGCGCAGGAGCCGCCGCCGGCAGCCGGCGAGCAGGAGATCCGCCAGCTTATCGAGACGCTGCAGGATCCGGCGGCCAGGGCCCGGCTGATTGATGACCTGGAGATGCTGTTGCAGGCGGCGGCCGCAATCGGCGGTGGGGTCGGCACGGGCGATGCCGTGGCCGACCGGCCTGAAAACGGGCTGGTCACCCGCCTGGCCTCGGAAGCCGGGCGCCTGGGTGGCGAGTTCGACGGTCTGGTCGGACTGGTGGCGGACATCCCCGCGGCTGGCGCCTGGCTGAGCGACCAGGCTCTTGACCGGGAAAAGCGCCAGGCGTGGCTGGCCCTGGGCTGGCGATTGCTGATCGTGCTGCTGGCGGCGCTGCTGGCGGAAGCCGTATTGCGGATTGTCCTGCGCCCGGCGCGCGCGCGGCTGGAGGCGCGGGACGGCGACGGTAGCGGCGCCAGCCGATTGATTGCGCGCGGCTTCTACCTGCTTCTGCGGACGGTCCTGGATGTGGTGCCGATTGGCGGTTTCGCCGTCGCCGGTCTGGTTGCCTTGTCGGTGGTCAATCCAAGCGCAACGGTAGAAGACGTGCTGATCCTTGTGGTCCAGGCCAATGTGGCGGTGCGCGTGGTCATGGCCGGGTCGCGTATGGTGCTGGCGCCACGGGCGCCGGGCCTGCGTCTGCCGCCGGTGGGTGACAGTGCGGCGGGCTACCTGCATGTCTGGATCTCTCGTTTTTCCACGGTTGGCCTGTACGGTTTTCTGCTGATCGACGCGGCGCAGCGGGCCGGCCTGGCGAGTGTGCCGGCGCGGGCGATGGACAAGATCGTCGGTCTGTTGCTGGCGTCCATGGCGGTGGTCTTTATCCTGCAGAACCGACGGGCCGTAGCCGGGTGGATCGGCGGTGGCCCCAGCGGCACCTGGCACACGCTTCGGCAACGGGTGGGCGACGTCTGGCACCTGCTGGCGATCCTCTATGTGGGCGGTGTTTATGCGGTGGCGCTGGTGGAGGCCGGCGACGGCTTCGCCTTCCTGTTGCATGCCAGCGTCATCACGATTGTCGCCTTTGGCGCGGCCCTTCTGGTGTCGGTTGTGCTGAGCGCCCTGATCCGGCGTGGCTTCCGCCTGAGTAACGATTTGCGGCACCGGTTTCCGGCCCTGGAGGATCGCGCCAATCGTTACCTCCACGTTCTGCATGCCATTGTCCGGGCTGTCCTCCTGATTGTTGCCACCCTGGTGGCGCTCGATGCCTGGGGTGTCGGCGTCTTCGCATGGCTGACCACGGCGGCCGGACAGGCAGTGGTCAGCGGTGCCCTGATCGTCGTCATTGTCGCCCTGCTGACCCTGGCGATCTATGAGGGCGTGAGCATGGTCATCGAGAGCTATCTGGCGCGGGCGGAGAATGAAGAGGATTCGTTCAACCTGACTCAGCGCGCCCTGACCCTCCTGCCGTTGATCCGGCGGATCATGATGGTGGTTCTGGTGACTCTCGCCGCGATGGTGACCTTGAGCGAGATGGGGGTGGATATCGCCCCGCTGCTGGCCGGCGCCGGTGTCCTTGGCCTGGCCGTAGGCTTTGGGTCACAGACACTGGTCAAGGATGTGGTCACCGGACTGTTCATCCTGCTGGAAGACCAGATATCGGTGGGCGACGTGGCGGAGCTGGGCGGCCATACCGGTGTCATCGAGGCCATCAGTATCCGCACGGTGCGTCTGCGCGACCTGCAAGGCATTGTCCATATTGTGCCCTTCGGTGAGGTGACAACCGTAAAGAACTACACCCGTGAATATGCCTATGCCTTCATGGAAGTGGGCGTGGCTTATCGCGAGAACACCGATCACGTGATCGAGGTTCTGAAGGAGGTGGCCGAAGACCTGCGTCAGGACCCCGAGCACGGGCCCAATATTCTGGAGCCATTGGAGGTCATGGGCGTCGACCGCTTCGACGATTCGGCGGTGATTATCCGGGTCCGGTTCAAGGCGGTGGCGATGACCCAGTGGGGAATCCGGCGCGAGTACAATCGACGCATGAAACTGCGATTCGACAGGGACGGGATCGAGATTCCCTTCCCGCACCAGACGCTGTACTTCGGCGAGGATCGGGCCGGGCGCGCGCCGCCAGCGCGGGTGCGCGTGGACACCGGCGACGGTGAGCGGCTGGCCGGCGCGACGGGACCAGAGGCGGACAACCAGTCGGGCACGGGGTCTGGCGGGGAGCGCGGCAAGGGCGTGACGGAGCCGCCGGCCGGCTAGGCGCCGGTGTTGCCGTCAGGCCTGTTGCGAGGCTTCGGCCTCCAGCACTTCGAGGGCTTCGACGGTCGTGGCGGCCAGGACCCGCAGAGCGACGGCGGCGGAAAACCCGGCGCGGGCGAGGGAGGCGAGATCACGCTGGCGGCGCCCTTCCTGGTCGGCCACAGGCCGCAGGGGGCCGAGCCGGCGGCGACGGACCAGCCGGCAGGCGGCGGCCAGATCCGGGTCGCCGGCCTCCGTCGCCAGGTGATCGAGAGCCGCGGCGATGGCATCGGCCTTGACTCCTTTTTGCCGCAACCGGGCGTTGATGGCGCGACGGGACAGCCCCTGACGCATGAGGGTGATTGCCCGGGCCCGGGCAAAGGCCTGATCGTCAAGCAGGCCGGAGCGCTCGAAGCGGCGCACAATGTCGTCGATCCACACGCGCGCCTGATCCGCGTCCACATCGTCACGAACCTTTGCGGCGCGAGCGACCCGCCGCTCCAGAACGCGCTTCAGATTGGCGCTCGACGAGGCGAAACGCTGCAGATAGAAGAGAGCGCCGTTTTCCAGGCTGGAGAGAGTGATTCTGCGGGGCGGCCGCGGCCCCCGCCCGGAGCCGGGCGCGGATGCCGGCGATGGCGCCGAACCGGAGGAGCCGGACCGGGTCATGGCTGGTGGACCGCGCTCACGCAGACCACATGGGCGATGGCGTGAGAGGCCATCGGCGGCCCGGCCCGATGACGTTGACAGAGGCGACGACGGCCCCAATACTCAACGGTTTCCGGTTCATTCCGGCGGTAACAGACGGCTATCCCCCGATCCTCCGTCCGACCGCCCAGCAGGACGCAGCCATGGCTGAGCAGGCCCCTATTCCGGCGATCATGCCGACCTATGGCAATCCCGACCTGGCGCTGGTGCGCGGCGAAGGGGTGTGGGTGTATGACACCGACAACCGTCGCTATCTGGATTTTGCCGGCGGTCTGGCAGTGACGATTCTGGGCCACGCTCATCCCCATCTGGTGAAAGCCCTGAAATCGCAGGCGGACGCCCTGTGGCACACGTCTAACCTCTATCGTATTCCCGAGCAGGAGCGACTGGCCCGGCGGCTGACCGACGCCACCTTCGCCGACACGGTCTTTTTCTGCAACTCGGGCGCAGAGGCGGTGGAGGCCGGTATCAAGTTGATCCGCCGCCACTTCGATGCCAAGGGCGAGCCGGACCGCTATCGCATCATCACGGCGGAAAGCGCCTTTCATGGCCGCACCCTGACCACCATCTCCGCTGCCGGTCAGGACAAGTATCTGGATGGCTTCCGGCCGGAAGTGGACGGCTTTGACCATGTGCCATTCGGCAACATGAACGCGCTGCGCGCGGCCATTGGCCCGGCGACCGCGGCAATTCTGGTGGAGCCGGTGCAGGGCGAAGGCGGCGTGCGGCCGGCGCCGGACGGTTATCTCAGGCAGTTGCGGGAGGTGGCGGACGAGTTTGGCCTGTTGCTTATGTTCGACGAGGTGCAATGCGGTTATGGCCGCTCCGGACGCTTCTTCGCCCATGAGTGGGCCGGCGTTGCACCGGACGTCATGGCGGTTGCCAAAGGCATCGCCAATGGCTTTCCCATGGGCGCATGCCTGGCCACGGCCGATGCCGCGCGGAGCATGACGGCCGGCACCCATGGTTCGACCTTCGGCGGCAACCCCCTGGCCAGCGCCGTCGCCAATGCGGTGCTGGACGTGGTGCTGGCCGATGGCTTTCTGGCCGGTGTGGAAAAGCGCGCGGCGCGCTTTCGCGGTGGCCTGGAACGCCTGGCGGCGGCCCATCCGGCGGTGTGGACGGGGGTGCGGGGCAGCGGCCTGATGCTGGGCCTCACATGCGCGGTGCCTAATGCCGGTCTGGTGGCGGCGAGCCGTGCTCACGGCATGCTGGCGGCAGTGGCCGGGGACAATGTCTTTCGCCTGTTGCCGCCGCTGATTGCCGAAGACGAGCATTTCGATCATGCCCTTGACGTTCTGGCGACGGTGGCAAAGGAGGCCGAGGCGGCCGCCCCCCCGGCGGGGGCGGCGGCATGAGCACCCCGCGGCATTTCCTTGATCTCGACCGGGTGGATGGCCACACCCTGCGGCGCATTCTGGCGGTGGCGACGAAGTTCAAGTCCGGCGCCGCCGGTGCGCCGCCACTGGCCGGCAAGACCCTGGCCATGATCTTTGAGAAGCCATCGACCCGCACCCGCGTATCGTTCGAGGTGGGGATGCGCCAGCTTGGCGGCAATGTGGTGGTGATGTCGCCGCAGGACACGCACCTTGGTCGCGGCGAGACCGTGGCCGACACCGCGCGTGTTCTGTCGCGCTATGTGGACGCCATCATGATCCGCACGGACAACCCCGCCAAAGCGCACGAACTGGCGCAGCACGCCACCGTGCCGGTGATTAACGGGCTGACCGATCGCTCCCACCCCTGTCAGTTGATGGCCGATGTGATGACCTATGAGGAGCATCGCGGGCCGATTCGCGACCGCTGCGTGGCGTGGGTCGGCGATGGCAACAATGTGGCGGCCACCTGGGTGCAGGCGGCGGCACGGTTCGGCTTTGAGATTCGCGTCGCCAGCCCGACGGTGCTGCGGCCGGACGCGGCCATGGTCGACTGGGCGCGCGACCAGGGCGGTCGGGTCATGCTGACCGAAGACCCGCTGGCGGCGGTGACCGGCGCCGACTGTGTCGTGGCCGACACCTGGGTCAGCATGGGAGACGAAGCCAAGGGCCCGGTCAGCGAGCGGCACAATCTTCTGCTGCCCTACCGCGTGACCAGCGACCTCATGCAGCATGCGGCTGATGATGCGCTGTTCATGCATTGTCTGCCGGCGCATCGCGGCGAAGAGGTCACCTCAGAGGTGCTGGACGGCCCGCAATCGGTGGTGTGGGACGAGGCGGAAAACCGGCTGCACGCCCAGAAGGGCATACTCGCCTGGTGCCTCGACGATGCCTATGCCGCCGCCTGAGACCTCGGCGCCGAACGATAGCGGGCGGGGCGATGATTTCGTCGAGCCCTTCCAGATTGAGTCCATCGGGGGCGGGGTGCGTGGCCGGCTGGTGCGGCTGGGCCCGCTGGTGGATGACATCCTGACCCGCCACGACTATCCCGAACCGGTGGCGCGCCTGCTGGGCGAGGCGCTGACCCTGACGTCGGCGCTGGCGGCCGGTCTTAAGTTCAACGGTAGTTTCTCGCTGCAGGCACAGGGCGACGGGGTGGTCAGCCTGCTGGTGGCCGATGTGACCGCCGATGGCGAGATGCGCGGCTATGCCAAATTTGACCCCCAGCGCCTGTCGGCGGCGTCGGTCGATTCCACGGTGCGGGCGGCCGGCGATGTGGGGCTGATGGGTCGCGGCTATCTGGCCTTCACCGCCGATCCCGGCGACGACGGCGACCGCTACCAGGGCATCGTGGATCTGGCCGGGGAAACCCTGGCCCAGTGCGCCGAACACTATTTCCGCCAGTCGGAGCAGATCGAGACGCGAATCCTGGCGGCGGCCGAGCCGCGCCAGCGGCCGAACGGCGCCCGGGAGTGGCGGGCCGGCGCGCTGATGCTGCAGCGCCTGCCGACCGATGAGCAGCATCCCGGCGGCGCCCGCAATGCCTATGACAGCGAGTCCTCCGGGCCGGTCAGTGACGAGGACTGGAACCGCGCAGTCATGCTCATGGCCACAAGCACGGCGGACGAGCTGACCGATGCCACTCTGCCGGCAAGGCGATTGCTATATCGTCTGTATCACGAGGACGGTGTGAGAGTGTTTCCCCGCAAGGCGCTGAGCCGGGGCTGTCGTTGTTCGGAGCACCGGGTCCAACGGATTCTGGCCAGCCTGCCGCGGGACGATCTGAGCGATCTGGCCGAGGACGGCAAGCTGGTCATGACTTGTGAGTTCTGCAGCCGCGACTTCGTCGCCGAGCTTGGCGCTGACGGCGCGGGCGCCGATATCCGGGTGGTCAACACGCCGGAGGCCGGCGCCGGCCTTGACAAAGGGAGACTCCACTAATGGGCACACGGCAGCGAGAGGGCGGCGGTCATCGGCGTGGGCGGCGTGGCCGGCGCGGACGGTGGCGCCTGGGTGGAACGATTCTTGTGGGACTGGCGGCGGCGCTGGCGGTGGCCGCCGGTTGCTCCACGGCGCCGGTGGCCACCGAGTATCCGGACCTGACCTATACGCATCTGCCGCCCATTGTGCTGACCGCCGGCACGGTGGAGGTGGTCGATGGCTATATCCCGACCCTCAGCGAGCCAAATGTGGAGCACCTGTTTCCGCTACGGCCGTCCGTCGCCATGCAGCAATGGGCGCACGACCGGCTGCAGGTGACAGGATCGGACGGTCAGGTCGTGCGTTTTGAAGTGGTGCAGGCAAGCGTCACCGAAACATCGGTTCGCGAGGAAGGCGGCGCCATTCGCCGGTTGTTCACCACCGCCCACACGCTGCGCTACGACATGACCCTGGAGGCCAGAGTGGAGGTCAGGCCAAATCCGTCAAGCGCAGCAGTCGGCTTTGTTCGCGCCATAGTCCAGCGTCATGCGACCCTGCCGGAAGACGCGACGGTCAATGATCGCGAGCAGTTGTGGTTTACCATGCTGTCCGCCGCCATGAATGACCTCAACCGTGAAATGGAAGGGCAGATCCGCATCACACTTAATCCATGGCTGGTCAACTAGCGGACACAGCCAGGGCCATAGCCGGCGTCATGCCGGTCATGCGGGTCGATTGGCGCGGGCCCAGACAATGAGCTGGTCAACGAAGGCCTCGCACTTTTCCACCTGTGCAAGCGCGATGTATTCATCGGGCTGATGGGCCTGGGCGATATGGCCTGGCCCGCAGACCACCGCTTCGATGCCTGAGTCCTGGAACAGGCCGGCCTCGGTGCCGAACGACACCATGCCGACGCTGTTCTCGCCGGTGAGCGCGCGCGCCAGGTTCTGCACACGGGCGTTGCCATCGGGTCGCAGCGGCGCCACCCGCACACCGGGCTGCGTGACGATGGCGCAGCCGGGCGCGATCATGCGCATGGCCGGCTCCAGTACGTCACGGGCATAGGCGGCGGCGCGGCCGGCAAGGGCCGCGGCGTCCTCACCGGGCAGGGGGCGGATTTCCCAGCCAATGCGGCAGCGCCCGGGAATGATGTTGTGCGCCGTGCCGCCCTGGATCTGGCCTACATGGATGCTTGTCCAGGGAGGCTCAAACGCCGGATCGAGTTTGTCCGCCGCCTTCATTTCCTCCGCCAGGCCGGCCAGGAAGGAGACGAACTGCGCCCCGGCCATGATGGCACTGACCCCGAGCTGGGTCTGGGAGGAATGCGCCTCGTGGCCGGTCACCAGGGTTTCGAACATCCACACGCCCTTGTGGCCGGCGATGACCTTCATGCCGGTCGGCTCGCCGATAATGGCCATGTGTGGCACGGCTGGCCCCGCCTGGCTGGCGATATCGCGGATGAGGTCCGGCACGCCGACGCAGCCCACTTCTTCGTCATAGGACAAAGCAAGGTGAAGCGGCGTCTCCAGGGGGGACGCCAGCATG
Above is a window of Alphaproteobacteria bacterium DNA encoding:
- a CDS encoding aspartate aminotransferase family protein, which codes for MAEQAPIPAIMPTYGNPDLALVRGEGVWVYDTDNRRYLDFAGGLAVTILGHAHPHLVKALKSQADALWHTSNLYRIPEQERLARRLTDATFADTVFFCNSGAEAVEAGIKLIRRHFDAKGEPDRYRIITAESAFHGRTLTTISAAGQDKYLDGFRPEVDGFDHVPFGNMNALRAAIGPATAAILVEPVQGEGGVRPAPDGYLRQLREVADEFGLLLMFDEVQCGYGRSGRFFAHEWAGVAPDVMAVAKGIANGFPMGACLATADAARSMTAGTHGSTFGGNPLASAVANAVLDVVLADGFLAGVEKRAARFRGGLERLAAAHPAVWTGVRGSGLMLGLTCAVPNAGLVAASRAHGMLAAVAGDNVFRLLPPLIAEDEHFDHALDVLATVAKEAEAAAPPAGAAA
- a CDS encoding mechanosensitive ion channel — protein: MPLLPLKPKLPSSADQACTAAVRPAGLAVVSLAVALLVGLAATHMAAPPAMAQAAAEVAQSAGPPAQEPPPAAGEQEIRQLIETLQDPAARARLIDDLEMLLQAAAAIGGGVGTGDAVADRPENGLVTRLASEAGRLGGEFDGLVGLVADIPAAGAWLSDQALDREKRQAWLALGWRLLIVLLAALLAEAVLRIVLRPARARLEARDGDGSGASRLIARGFYLLLRTVLDVVPIGGFAVAGLVALSVVNPSATVEDVLILVVQANVAVRVVMAGSRMVLAPRAPGLRLPPVGDSAAGYLHVWISRFSTVGLYGFLLIDAAQRAGLASVPARAMDKIVGLLLASMAVVFILQNRRAVAGWIGGGPSGTWHTLRQRVGDVWHLLAILYVGGVYAVALVEAGDGFAFLLHASVITIVAFGAALLVSVVLSALIRRGFRLSNDLRHRFPALEDRANRYLHVLHAIVRAVLLIVATLVALDAWGVGVFAWLTTAAGQAVVSGALIVVIVALLTLAIYEGVSMVIESYLARAENEEDSFNLTQRALTLLPLIRRIMMVVLVTLAAMVTLSEMGVDIAPLLAGAGVLGLAVGFGSQTLVKDVVTGLFILLEDQISVGDVAELGGHTGVIEAISIRTVRLRDLQGIVHIVPFGEVTTVKNYTREYAYAFMEVGVAYRENTDHVIEVLKEVAEDLRQDPEHGPNILEPLEVMGVDRFDDSAVIIRVRFKAVAMTQWGIRREYNRRMKLRFDRDGIEIPFPHQTLYFGEDRAGRAPPARVRVDTGDGERLAGATGPEADNQSGTGSGGERGKGVTEPPAG
- the argE gene encoding acetylornithine deacetylase; translated protein: MATTPSGITYSTGELIERLIGFDTVSSRSNLALIDFVRDYLASWGVPSRLIHNAERTKANLYATVGPQERGGVVLSGHTDVVPVADQDWSRDPFRLHRADGRLYGRGTTDMKSFIAIVLARVPAMLASPLETPLHLALSYDEEVGCVGVPDLIRDIASQAGPAVPHMAIIGEPTGMKVIAGHKGVWMFETLVTGHEAHSSQTQLGVSAIMAGAQFVSFLAGLAEEMKAADKLDPAFEPPWTSIHVGQIQGGTAHNIIPGRCRIGWEIRPLPGEDAAALAGRAAAYARDVLEPAMRMIAPGCAIVTQPGVRVAPLRPDGNARVQNLARALTGENSVGMVSFGTEAGLFQDSGIEAVVCGPGHIAQAHQPDEYIALAQVEKCEAFVDQLIVWARANRPA
- the argF gene encoding ornithine carbamoyltransferase, with product MSTPRHFLDLDRVDGHTLRRILAVATKFKSGAAGAPPLAGKTLAMIFEKPSTRTRVSFEVGMRQLGGNVVVMSPQDTHLGRGETVADTARVLSRYVDAIMIRTDNPAKAHELAQHATVPVINGLTDRSHPCQLMADVMTYEEHRGPIRDRCVAWVGDGNNVAATWVQAAARFGFEIRVASPTVLRPDAAMVDWARDQGGRVMLTEDPLAAVTGADCVVADTWVSMGDEAKGPVSERHNLLLPYRVTSDLMQHAADDALFMHCLPAHRGEEVTSEVLDGPQSVVWDEAENRLHAQKGILAWCLDDAYAAA
- a CDS encoding RecX family transcriptional regulator, with protein sequence MTRSGSSGSAPSPASAPGSGRGPRPPRRITLSSLENGALFYLQRFASSSANLKRVLERRVARAAKVRDDVDADQARVWIDDIVRRFERSGLLDDQAFARARAITLMRQGLSRRAINARLRQKGVKADAIAAALDHLATEAGDPDLAAACRLVRRRRLGPLRPVADQEGRRQRDLASLARAGFSAAVALRVLAATTVEALEVLEAEASQQA
- a CDS encoding ABC transporter ATP-binding protein, with the translated sequence MPTTLAHGDSDRLLTLKRIARMSFRYRWRMTIALAAVICAAVFQLTIPQFIGDAVREATSLLSDRVVDPAMARAGLFNVAMLLLGASVLRGLFTALHNYQGEAIGQSIGYELRMMYYAKLQRLSFSYHDKVHTGDLMTRGMLDIEGVRLFTDTGIIRVVLLAILIGGGAWILIGIDFWLACVALSFVPIVGWRAIVTRLKLRHSWHLLQDKLSVLSRVMDENLAGIRVVRAFAGQEHELAKFDMVSAEAMELTRQRIGLRVRNTSLMTWVYFLSMGAVLWVGGAKVIHGSIGVGELAEFIAFMTILQMPVRQLGMMVNSVARASTSGTRLFEVMDLAVEIEDRPGARPLEGGPAVLRFENVGFAFEDAEGRKDILHDINFEVRPGQTLGIVGPPGSGKSTIAHLIPRFYDVTSGRVTINGHDVRDVTLDSLRKAVNVVQQDTFMFTAAIEYNVAYGNPWADRERINRAAESAQLAAYVDRLPRRYGTLVGERGVSLSGGQRQRLSIARSILLNPSIIVFDDSTAAIDAATEQRIRAALRDVTKNSATIIISHRLSSLMHADEILFLEDGHIVERGTHDELLTRRGRYHDLYTLQIRPDEGAVDALSHNQGGPAGASDDGDESGTPS
- a CDS encoding Hsp33 family molecular chaperone HslO, which gives rise to MPPPETSAPNDSGRGDDFVEPFQIESIGGGVRGRLVRLGPLVDDILTRHDYPEPVARLLGEALTLTSALAAGLKFNGSFSLQAQGDGVVSLLVADVTADGEMRGYAKFDPQRLSAASVDSTVRAAGDVGLMGRGYLAFTADPGDDGDRYQGIVDLAGETLAQCAEHYFRQSEQIETRILAAAEPRQRPNGAREWRAGALMLQRLPTDEQHPGGARNAYDSESSGPVSDEDWNRAVMLMATSTADELTDATLPARRLLYRLYHEDGVRVFPRKALSRGCRCSEHRVQRILASLPRDDLSDLAEDGKLVMTCEFCSRDFVAELGADGAGADIRVVNTPEAGAGLDKGRLH
- a CDS encoding queuosine precursor transporter, with the translated sequence MSLDPSRLIAVMNGLPPEAIWLITLLVCFASILLLLRLFGAAGLFIYIAVAVIGANLQVLKLVQFSAFANPVALGTILFSTTYLCTDILTEYYGVRTARRAVALGFSAYLLMTVLMLLTLGYRPLTAVEAGPDLAWALDTHGHLAGLFIPAPAIFAAGMTAYLASQFHDVWMYRFIGRLTGGRWLWLRNNGSTLLSGLIDNTIFSVLAFVVLAPQPVGLQALVFTFILGTYAIRVVVAVLDTPFLYLARRVIPRRPVADEPLSALRRGPAESGA